The DNA region TTCAAGATCATTGCAGCTTGGTACCTACCAGTAAAGGAGAAGCAGGTATATAACTGCATTCTGGAATGAAAAAAAATGATTACATACCAGAAGTTACAAAACCTCACCTTGACTGAGAGTTCTTTATTCCTGAATAACCACCACTGGTTGATATGTACTTATGAACCATCTCTAGCTCCTCTATGGGATTCTTTGCTTTGCTATTTGTTACATTCACACATTTCCAGAGGCTCTCATCTTTTGCAACAAATAGTGGCATATCGTGTAGTAACTTCTTCATAACGACAGCTTCATGTCGAATAGCCAGTTCAAGAGCCTTCTTAACATCAAAACTTGTTAAATTAATATCTCCATAACATATGCAGTCTGCAATATTTGATTCTGTCGGGAATATCTTTTCAGTCTTCAGTATGCCCAAAGCATGTAATATTATTCCTATAGTACCTTCATTCTTAGGAGAATTTGGCGGATATCCTGGCTTATCTCCAGAATGTCCATAACTTTGCATGTCACTGGATAGACTAGGTTGGTGCCCACCTCTGCAAGTATCGCTGCATGGAGAATGGCTACTATGAGGATCACTAGAGTGATTCAGATAGCTGCTGGTGTTAGAACCAAAGTGAAAAGATGATATGCTCTCGTGAAAACCTGTACTATGTCCAGAAATATCTGGCATTCCCATAGAAGGATCATTGGTAGGTGCACCTTGGAAAGGTGGCCTGGTCTCAGCAGTTCCTCTAGGGCATTCAAAAATATTCAGTCTACTAAAACCATTGCAAATATAATCCAAACCATCAAAATTTGAGCCACTGGACCATGTTTGTATTTGTGCAGAAGGAACCCCATTATGTGCTACTGATCGCGGAGCAGAGCTGCCTCTATGTGACACAATATGAGGATGAGTACCTGAATTATGTTGCTCCGATAGCAGAGAAGACTGGGCTTGCTGGTATGTTGGATGGTACTGGCCACTACTAACACCAAAAACAAAAGTTTCATTTTTGGCTGTGCACTGAAATGATGTGCTAGTTTTGTTACCAAAAGCGGATGCTGCTCCATCTTGATCCAAATGTTCAGTCATTAAAGATCTATGAGCTAATAACAGCGGACTTGAGTCATTCACCTTTGCGCTCTCAAGTGACTTAGAGCTTGATATTGCTGACAAAGATTGACTTGGATAGCTCAAAAGGCTTCCTTTAGAATTATCAAGAAGTCCATTAGATGGATTTATTTCATTGCTTGCCGAAGCTGATGAAACATTGAGCTTGTGTTCATTTCCTAACTTTCCAGTACTATCACCCATATTAGAATAACAGGGGAGCTTATTCTGTGCTTCAGAAGATTGGGATTGCTGATATTCTGGATGATAATTGGCAGTACCAACATCAAAATCATGAATTCTGTTTCTTGACGCATGCTCAGCTGATGAGCTAGGCTTCTTAGCATGGATGGACTCATGTGGTAGTCTCACTTGCTCAACTGATGTGCTAGGCTTACCAAAGATGTACTCATGTGGTGCTTTCACTTGCTCAACTGATGAGCTAGGCTTCTTACCAAGGATGGACTCATGTGGTGCTTTCACTTGATGCGAATGAGCAGAAGCTACAGGTTTTTGAGCTGATGAATGGGGCAGAGTAGAAGTTGACAATGATGAATTAGAAGCTTGGACTAGCCCAATTGTACTATTTCCTATAGGACGTTCATGAACTCCAACTGAACCAACTTGCTTGTTTGCAGAGCCAAATGTGGCATTTGTCTTCTTTACATACTTCTGAAGTGGCTTCACCCCAGGTCGATTGACTGCCTTTCCCTTATTACCACCTGTTGTAAACTCAGAATGAAGCTTATTCTGCGCTTCGGAATATCTTAAATGCTGAGATGTTTCATTATAATGACCATTACTAGCAACAAGATCAAGAGTTGCATTTCTTGGCACTCGCTCGGACGATGTGCTAGGTTTCTCACCAGGGACGGACCTGTGTGTTGCTTCCACTTGCTGCGAATGAGTAGAGAACACAGATTTCTGAGATGACAACTTGGACAAAGTAGCCAGTGGAACTGAGGTAGCCACCTTTGCACATTCCGGTGTGTCAGAACttgatgatgataatgatgaaGCAGAAAAATGGTCTATCTCACTCGATGTGCTTCCTATATAACTTTCAGAAACTCCACCAGCTGGCGCTACTCGATCTTGAGTAATTGCAGGAGTAGATGAACTACTTGCCTTCTTTACATACTTTTGAAGAGGTTTCACTCTATTTTGGTTACCTGCATTTCCATTACTATCACCTTTACCATATTTGGAACAAACCTTACTTTGCGAGCACTTCAATGTATCCGAACTATTCACGTTCAGCTTGCAACCTAACACGCTTCTTGCAGGCGCCGGCTCTGGTAGCAGCAGCTCTCCTGCTGTAAGGTTTTCCCAGAGCCAAATCTTCTTAGCTGCAGCCGCAAGCGCTTGAGATGATGCATTGGGAGGTCGTACTAGCAGGATATCATAACGCTTCATCCTAAGCCTGTGAAGGAGATCGGAGAGATCCTGATCGCCTGAGATAAGCAGGTAATTTCCTGGTGGAGGATTGTCGAATGCCCAGAACAACATGTCAACAAGCATCCTCTTCTCACTTGTGTCTTTGCTCCCTGGCAATCGTCGGTGCGGGAAAAGCATATGATGAGCACAGCGAATCCGATTACCCACGCGCTCTGATTAGGCGGCAATGGAGTGAGCAGGAAGGGAGAGAGTCTGTACCGGCGGGGACGTGGTTAAGGCAGATGCCGGTGGCGGAGAGCGCTGCCAGGACGGGCGGGGGGACACGGGCGGCGTCACCGTAGGCGGCGATCGAGACGGGGCCCGCGTAccccgcggcggcgagcgcggcgatGAGGTTGTGGGCGATGCGATGCGGGTCGCAGCGGCCGCGGGGCACCGCGCACTTGTCGATGTCCCACCACACCGACGTCTTCGCCGTCGtcggcgccgcccccgccgccgcaggcGCGCACTCTCCCATTGCCTACGCGGGTCCGATGGGCTGTTGATCGGATGGCTGGCTTAGGGtttcgccggcggcggcccggacGGTGGTGGAGCCGGCGGGCCGGGCGGGTGGAGTCCTTATTGGTTTTGacgccggcgccgtcgccgccaagGAAAGGAGAGAAATCAGAGACCGACTCGTTAAATTGAATggatcagatcaatttggtgcccCTTTCGTGTTTCCGTGTAGGGAAAGGTCTATCAGTTTTACGCGATTTTAACATTTGGTGCACGCCTGGTTTATGAGTTTGCTAGAATCTTATTTGAATGCGCTTGCATTTGAATGTTCAGTAAAAGTTTGTTGAAATAATTTCGTAGATTGCTGACAACTTGTTGAACCGAAAACACTATCTGTCTCACGCAATTTAGCATTCAGGCATATTATGTTCTCAAAATAATTCATTGTAGAcagttgattttttttttttgagttcCTGCAGTTGCTTCTGACCTGTAGGGGTTCAGCTTCAACTTTCAAGGCAGGTTTTTAAGGTGCAAGACCACGAGCTTTAAAAGAAAAAACCGTGAGCTGCAGGTAAGCGACAGAGCTCAAAGCTCGCGACGGCTGTAGCCCTGTAGCGGGAGTCCGCGGCAGGAGCCGGTTTTGATGGGGAATGCTCCAGCCAATACATCTTTTAGTGGAGCGTTTGGTTCTTAAAGGAACAGGGGATTTCTACAGAGAATAGGCTCATTTTAACATCAGCATTCATCAATTCATCATTAGAATCCAGTGAAATACGACCACTCAAACTAAAAATATGCTAGGTTTGGAGTTATGGACTTATGGCCATTCGGTGAATCCCATTACTCAAACTAAATGCCTCAGGTACTCGAGGGCAAACTATTTTTAGAGGTTGAACAATTGTAATAGCAGAAGAAATCAGAAGCAAGATGCTTCCAGAGTACGACACGTACAGATGAACTATATAAAGCTGGCTGGCCTTCGGAACTATATTTGCATAACAGCACAGCAATTGCGAAAGCAAATCGAGTCCTAATTACAGCAATGGCTTCTTCCCAATTGATTAGGGCAATGGTTCCTCCGAATCTCCCAGCCGTGATAGGTGGAGGTAAGCATCAGTTCCTACAAAAAAGGGAAAAGGCAATTATAATCAGCTGAATGCCCAGAGTGTAGCTATGCTGTATTTCAAGATGGAAATAGATGCAGCAATATACTGTGATGCTGATTGAACATCTCGGTTTCAAGAGCTGTAACTTATACATAGCAAATTAGCGTAACTTCCCAAGGTCATAACTGTTAAGAATTTAACCTTCAGCGTCACTTTACAAAAATGGAAGGAGCCATCACCAATCACTAATCAAAATCTAAGACAGTGAGTTATGACAACCAAAGAGCAAGATGAATATGGCCGCATTGATCCGTATGTAAGTAAACATCAAAAGTGAATGTATGGACATACCATATCCTTCCATAGAGATGATCTGCAAGTCCCCACCAAAATATCGAGCGTAAAGACGACTAATAGGGATCCCATAACCATATCCAGCCATAGTTACTCCTTCGTTATGTTCATCAAGATCAGGAGGGTTTTCTGCTGTACTATATAGATAAGTAAAAATTCTTGAGAGGCCACTCCTTGGTATTCCACCACCTTCATCACTAATCTGCAAAAGTGGGTTATTAGTTGAACAGCTCATGCCGAATCTTGAAGAATCGCAACCCTTGAAGTTTACAGACACAGATGCAGTAGATATGAAGTTTACTGATATAGGCACAGAAGATATGAAATTTAGAGGTATAGGTGCAGAAGATACGAAGTTTACTGATACAGGTGCACAGGGATACAATGCTTACTGATACAGATGCACAAAATACGAGTATGTTGGTGGCATACCATAGAATTAATGAAAGCAAAAATTCTGACAAAAGGATATTGGTTTAATTAGATTGATGTGGCTATCAGTTGACGTCCTCAAGGGCGCTTGATTTTACAACTAAGTTAGTTGCATTTGTCTAGAACCAGAAAAACAAACCAGCTGGCACAGCTTGGTGGCTATTAATATTGGATCTCTTATCCTTAGGCCAGTAAGAAATAAATGATCAATTTTCCTCAAATCTCCTTTATTCCCTTGACTGACATGTGACATAACCACCATGGAACCAGTGGCGGAGCTGGTGATTTTGCATGCCTAGGGCCAATATCAAAGTGTGTAAACCATCCACACTGGGCCATGTACTGATAGTTAACAAAAATCAAAGTATAAAATACATATTCAAGATGATATCACAGTTTCACACATAATTGTACAACAAACTTGTTTAAAATATGAACCGATACCAAAAAAGCTTTAATTAATGATGATTTGGTCCATCCTGGACTTCTTAGTTCTCATATAGCACATGAACCTAAACCTTTACAGCCAACGTTAAACCAAGTATCCTTAAAACGGATTTGTGCCTCAAATCCTGAATTGATAATCCTTTCTTGAATCACAAACTCCAAAATTCTGAATTATATCGTAAATCTAATCTTTCCATTTGCCATCACATTTTTCAAGAACGGGTAATCCAAGAAATGCGAGCACGCAAAGTCGCATTCACGCTTATGCCTATTGTGCAGGATCAAATAACTTAAGCAAATCAGGATGGATCATAGAGATCGGGTAAATCAGGAGGATGTAGGATTCGTAAACACTGATCTGCTTCGTTGGGTAGCTGCTTGCCTGCTTCTTCCGTTCAGCCGCATGCACGAGCCAACAACGGTTGCTGGCTAGCAGGACTCGGGGGAGTACGGGACACCCGACTGCACGTCGCACGGCAGGGGGAGCGCTAGGAGGGCAGACCTGGGCCGACGCGCATGAGTAGCAACTAGCAAGGCGCGAGGCCAACCTGGGGTGAGACTGGGCACGCGCGACGGTGCGAGCGTGGGGCGCGACTCTTTGATGATGAGTGTGCTTGCCTGTCTGTTGTGCCTTTGCTGTTGCTGGGCTGACGACTAGGGCTGATCCATGGTGAAAAGAATTGGGCCAGAAAGATTTCAAGAGGATATAAGAGGTCTTTTAGGCCACGCCTAGGGCCGTGGCCCTAGGCCCAAATCCGCCCCTGCACGGAACCACAGCAAGACAAGAAAAGTCTAGTGTCAAGGTCAAGGTGGGCTGCAAAACTACATCTACTACAATGTCTATTTATCCTCCAGGCACATATCAGACACAAAGGCCAGGATCACCCTATTAAATAACAGCTCACGAGTTTGATTCTCTATAGTTACCTTTATAGTGTGTGCCTGTGCAACAACTCAACAAGTACTACAATGGGAAAATTAACATATAAATTAAAAGTTCCTGGAACTGTAAGGTTGTGAATTTGAAAACAAATTCTTCTAAACCATGTTTGACACTATGAACTTCCCAACAAAAAATGCAATAGGGAATCTGAGGTAGAGTCACACCTTAATAGTTACATCCTCTGCTCCATCTGCAACTATGATCCGAACTGGAGGTGCATGCTTATCAGAGTTCATGTACCGTTCCTGTACGGCACGAAGGGAGTTCTTCACCAACTCGAAAATCATGAGATGTAGATGTGGTGTAACATATCTGGAACCAAAATTTTAAGAATAGATCAGAAAGTCACTCAGAAACTCTCCGCGGTTCAATAACTTTTTTGTCAACCAAATGATTGGTGTAGTACAACTAGATTGTACAAAAGGTTACTACAGAGGTTAAAGCAGAACTAGAATGGTTCCCAACACATAGTCATAAGACGAGAATAGCAAGTTAAAGTCATATATAAACAAGTCAACCAAAAAATCCACTGAAAACGATGAGAAAGAAAACGGTCAAATGTGACAAGAGATACATGTGAATCTTGAACTAAGCATGACGGCATTTAATTAAATCAAAGGCAGGTGGCGAGCGTTCAGGATGCGAGCTTACGGAAATGTAAAATCTGGATCTCCATATATATCGACATCAGGAGCTGATCCATACTCCCGCATGCAAATAGCACGTGCATCTTCACTAGCAATTCGAGCTACTGTCATGGGTGACATTTTTGTGTTTATAAGTCCTATCACACCAGGCTCTGGATCAGGATCGTGCAAAGCAACATGCTGCCCTGAATCAAGAAAATCAGCAGATGGTTATTCCATATCAGGACAAAAGCAGAAGCACGGAtgcatttttttcctttttttaatGACATTAACGACAACCGCATGGCAACTGTTATCTTTAAAGGCAACCGTTGTCTTTAAAATGAGGGAAAGGGATGATTGGGTAACTATTAACCACCAGATGCCGAAGAACGTTACAACAATTACTTCCAATATCCAGCTAAGAATACTGTTTATTAACTACTAACCACCGCATTCTGTGGAAAATCATGACGCTTATGTTTGAACCTTAATTATAGTTTCCAAATAAATGAAGGTTGAAAAAGCTTTTAGCAAGCTGTCAGACAGAATGACAGGCTCAGGTGCCCTTTGGGTAAGAAAGAAAGCAGTAGCAATACAGTGGATTTTCATAACAGATGGCTAAACTGGGGCAGTAGACAGACTGCTTTTCAATCAACAGTGTGTTGATACCTAAAGTGCTAAATTACCAAGACTGACCGGTACACCCTTCTGACAACTGGACATAAGAGAGGTGCAAGTGCTAAGTTCACTAACCTATCAGCATCCGGATCCCAATCCTTGACATGTAGAAGCGGtcaaggaattgatggatctcATCGATTCCAGGGGGAAACTTCTTTGAACCACCCAAGTCCTTCTTCAGCTGCTGCACTCCCAATGCAATTGTTGGCACCACATTGGTGTGCCGCACCCTAATCATTTTGATCATCTGGGTGAACGCGAGCTCATCTTCCTTGCTCCTCACCTCTGGGAAGGACCGGATGTCACGGAATGAGTCCACGTACCAATCTCTCACCTTCATAGAGGCAAACAGACAAAAAGTTAGCCATGAAAATGTATATCTGCAAGAATCTGCTAGCTGGTTCGACTATGTGAGTTCCTCTTTTTTGAAATATTTGCAACTTGAGAGATCAGGTGCTTCTGATTCTTGAATCGATAAGTTCAAGAAGCCAATAGGATTAGAAAAAGATCCAAATTAATTTAAGAAAGTTGGCAGGTAGGAATGTTCCAGATTTCCTCATCATTCTACGATACAACTATGCTGCATCTACAAGACCCGAAAGCAATTCTCAAACAAAGTTGGCTGGAATTGAAAAGAATGATTTGATGATGTACTTCAGTGAAACGGAGAGACTGTAAATGACATGACAACTACGAAGTTATTTGGGACTAATGCAATCATTTTTAATTCGTCAATATATGAGGCTCAAAAAGTAGCAAAAGGCAGATAGTAGCTCAGAAATAGGATAAACAATGGGGTATCCGCGAAACGGGACCATCACAACAATAATAGCGGCCATCCTTCCTGTTCTTCTTCCCAAGAAGGCAAGAACCGGCAACAAACATAACATGGAAACAGGCACattattatatatttatattatagAAAATCTAGGAACAGAGCACTGAATCCTAAAAGAAATATTATAAAATTGTAAACATCCTAGGAGATAAACAGGTGGCAAATCGATCACTCGCGAAGACTTAAACAAACCCTTCATTCGACAAAAAAAACAAGATGTGCAGATCAAGCTTAACCGCAAGCAAAGCGTCTGAAGTTATCCACACTAAGGAAACCACCCAGCGCAACAATTAACAAACGAACAAATCGACCCCGCGCGCGCAACCGCCCAAATCAGGATGCGCCACGGGAGAATTTTAGCAACGAGGAAGACGCATGAGGGCGACAAATCAACCTTGAGGATGGCGGGCTTGCTGGAGAGGCCGAAGGGGAGCGACTCGAGGTcgagcgcgcggcgcgcgaTGCGGATGGGGAGCTCCTTGTGAAGGAACtgcgcggcgaggaggagggtcCGCtccgtgggccgcgccccgaaCTCCATCATGTAGCGCAGGCTGACCCCGGTCTGGCGCATGGCGCCCCACCGCGCCACCTCCTCGGccaccgcgcgcgccacggGCTCCGACGccatcgccggcgccgcgcctcCGCCTCACCTGCGACTGGGGGCGGGGTAAAAAAAAATGGCGGTCGGTCTACGGCGGCACGACGGCGACGCCACCGGAGCGGCGCATCGGCGTGGTGGGATGAATAAATAGTGGGACGCaggaggagaggagggaggagtGACGGAAGAAGAGAGCCAAAATGGGATGGTATGTGTGAGTGGGGAGACGGCAACGACGAAGAGGAGAGGGGATCGGGAGCGCGCGGTGGTGGGGTCGAGTGTGTGTGTGCCACCGGGCAGTGGGCCACTCCTGTCAGTGTCGCCTACTCGCCTTCGGCGTGGCGCGCCGAAGAGTGGCCGAGCCGGGCGGTGCGGGAGACTGCGGGAGGGAGTTGCATGGGAGTACACGGACCTCTCGCTGGCAGGTGGGGCCGCCGGATCGGTGGTCCCGTGGCACGGATTACCCCGCGGACATGGGGCCCGCGACGGGACGTTTGGGGTGGACCATTGCTTGGCGAGCGCGAGCTCTCTTAGTTCCATGACAGGTGGGCCTGGCAGCGGTCTCGCGAATCGTGTGCGATGGGGTAAGGAAGGCACCCGGTGAGCGACGCTGGCACTCGTACCTCCCAGCGAGGCTCCTCTCTTTCACGCGTTGACCTGGTCGTTGCGCTCCGCTACTCCGTGAATTTGTGCTTCCTTGGGCAAAAAAGAGAAGGCAGCTCCGCAGAACAAGCGTCCCGAGTCAGTAAACCGTCAGGATTTGACAAACGACAGGTAACGGTCAGCATCGTTAACAACCTAACATGTTTTACTAAGTTACGTATCCGTCGA from Panicum hallii strain FIL2 chromosome 9, PHallii_v3.1, whole genome shotgun sequence includes:
- the LOC112874729 gene encoding uncharacterized protein LOC112874729 produces the protein MGECAPAAAGAAPTTAKTSVWWDIDKCAVPRGRCDPHRIAHNLIAALAAAGYAGPVSIAAYGDAARVPPPVLAALSATGICLNHVPAGSKDTSEKRMLVDMLFWAFDNPPPGNYLLISGDQDLSDLLHRLRMKRYDILLVRPPNASSQALAAAAKKIWLWENLTAGELLLPEPAPARSVLGCKLNVNSSDTLKCSQSKVCSKYGKGDSNGNAGNQNRVKPLQKYVKKASSSSTPAITQDRVAPAGGVSESYIGSTSSEIDHFSASSLSSSSSDTPECAKVATSVPLATLSKLSSQKSVFSTHSQQVEATHRSVPGEKPSTSSERVPRNATLDLVASNGHYNETSQHLRYSEAQNKLHSEFTTGGNKGKAVNRPGVKPLQKYVKKTNATFGSANKQVGSVGVHERPIGNSTIGLVQASNSSLSTSTLPHSSAQKPVASAHSHQVKAPHESILGKKPSSSVEQVKAPHEYIFGKPSTSVEQVRLPHESIHAKKPSSSAEHASRNRIHDFDVGTANYHPEYQQSQSSEAQNKLPCYSNMGDSTGKLGNEHKLNVSSASASNEINPSNGLLDNSKGSLLSYPSQSLSAISSSKSLESAKVNDSSPLLLAHRSLMTEHLDQDGAASAFGNKTSTSFQCTAKNETFVFGVSSGQYHPTYQQAQSSLLSEQHNSGTHPHIVSHRGSSAPRSVAHNGVPSAQIQTWSSGSNFDGLDYICNGFSRLNIFECPRGTAETRPPFQGAPTNDPSMGMPDISGHSTGFHESISSFHFGSNTSSYLNHSSDPHSSHSPCSDTCRGGHQPSLSSDMQSYGHSGDKPGYPPNSPKNEGTIGIILHALGILKTEKIFPTESNIADCICYGDINLTSFDVKKALELAIRHEAVVMKKLLHDMPLFVAKDESLWKCVNVTNSKAKNPIEELEMVHKYISTSGGYSGIKNSQSRYQAAMILKRSCLQHCALSNILQILHIIIVRKKWIVPHSSGWQPLSINTTADIATTDATGKVKS
- the LOC112876231 gene encoding pyruvate dehydrogenase (acetyl-transferring) kinase, mitochondrial-like; translation: MASEPVARAVAEEVARWGAMRQTGVSLRYMMEFGARPTERTLLLAAQFLHKELPIRIARRALDLESLPFGLSSKPAILKVRDWYVDSFRDIRSFPEVRSKEDELAFTQMIKMIRVRHTNVVPTIALGVQQLKKDLGGSKKFPPGIDEIHQFLDRFYMSRIGIRMLIGQHVALHDPDPEPGVIGLINTKMSPMTVARIASEDARAICMREYGSAPDVDIYGDPDFTFPYVTPHLHLMIFELVKNSLRAVQERYMNSDKHAPPVRIIVADGAEDVTIKISDEGGGIPRSGLSRIFTYLYSTAENPPDLDEHNEGVTMAGYGYGIPISRLYARYFGGDLQIISMEGYGTDAYLHLSRLGDSEEPLP